The DNA window GGGACGTGTTCCTGACCAACAAAGACGCGACGCTGGAGATTTTGGGCCGTTTCACCGAAGAACTCTTTGCCCTGCAGCGGGCCATTCGGACCGGTGATGGCGAGCAGTTGTTCGACTATTTCACCCGCACCCGCGCGATCCGGCGCGGTATCATCGAGGCGGGGCAGGACACCGACGCACCCGACTTTGGCCGCGGGAAAGCGGCGCAATGATCGTTCGGGCGCTCTTTCCCGCAACTCTGGCGGCGGTTTTATCCGCCCTGCCAGTTGCGGCGACGGCGCCCGAAACTTCGCTTAGGCCACAGGCACGGACCACGCAAACCGTGGCCGTGTCGGCGGCCGTACAAGAGGCCTCTGTCCAGGTGGCGGCTGCCGAAGCTGCCGCCTTTGTCGTCAGCAGTCGCGCCCGACCGGTGTCGCGACCCGTTTCGGATCAGCTGGTGCAGGTGGCCGCCCGTCCTGCTGATCTGCCGTCCTTGGGCCCTGATGTATCGCTGCGCCCCTACATGCGACCCAAAGCGGTCGAGGAAGAGGCATTTTTCAAGCGGCGAAAGAAGCGCAAGGGGTCGGTCTGCGGCAACATCGAGATCCAGGGGCAGGCCGCGGGCGACATTCCGGGCAAGATCCGGGGATGTGGAATCACGGATGCGGTGCGGGTGACCTCGGTGTCTGGTGTAAGGCTCAGTCGTCCCTCATTGATGACCTGTGACACGGCACGCAGCCTGAACAAATGGGTTGATCGGAGCGTTATTCCGACGTTCCGACGCCGTGGTCCGGTGGTCGAACTAAAGATCGCGGCGCATTATTCCTGTCGCACGCGGAACAATCGCCCGGGGGCCAAGATTTCGGAACACGGCAAGGGCAGGGCGATCGACATTTCCGCCTTTCGCATGAAAGACGGCGAAGAAATCACGGTGCTAGAAGGGTGGAAACGTGGTTCGACCCGCAAGATGTTGCGCCGTGTGTGGAAAGCGGCCTGCGGTCCATTTGGAACTGTTCTGGGACCAAATGC is part of the Falsiruegeria litorea R37 genome and encodes:
- a CDS encoding extensin-like domain-containing protein, whose product is MIVRALFPATLAAVLSALPVAATAPETSLRPQARTTQTVAVSAAVQEASVQVAAAEAAAFVVSSRARPVSRPVSDQLVQVAARPADLPSLGPDVSLRPYMRPKAVEEEAFFKRRKKRKGSVCGNIEIQGQAAGDIPGKIRGCGITDAVRVTSVSGVRLSRPSLMTCDTARSLNKWVDRSVIPTFRRRGPVVELKIAAHYSCRTRNNRPGAKISEHGKGRAIDISAFRMKDGEEITVLEGWKRGSTRKMLRRVWKAACGPFGTVLGPNADRYHRDHFHLDTARHRGGAYCR